A genome region from Lactobacillus sp. ESL0791 includes the following:
- a CDS encoding DUF3397 family protein, whose translation MLLIFLIPLIGLLLAALLNRFFPKTHFRGYNILPFFFITACSLITSYQKKPSFLPYGFLIYFILVIIVAINNAIKYKNISLGKIFGELWDYLTACSMLWYLGLILMVIL comes from the coding sequence ATGTTATTGATCTTCTTAATACCGCTTATTGGATTGCTGCTAGCAGCTTTGCTCAATAGGTTTTTCCCGAAAACACATTTTCGGGGCTATAATATCTTACCATTTTTCTTTATTACTGCTTGCAGTTTAATTACATCATATCAGAAAAAACCATCTTTTTTACCTTACGGTTTTTTAATTTATTTCATTTTAGTCATTATTGTTGCGATCAACAATGCGATAAAATATAAAAATATTTCTTTAGGTAAAATTTTTGGGGAACTGTGGGATTATCTGACTGCTTGTAGTATGTTATGGTATCTTGGACTAATTCTTATGGTAATTCTTTAA
- the rsmH gene encoding 16S rRNA (cytosine(1402)-N(4))-methyltransferase RsmH, producing MEFKHTSVLLHETIDNLKPKNGGIYVDATFGGGGHAQYLLNQIKSGTLIGFDQDDYAIKLANENFANILHSHGPLKLRLVHDNFSHLQADLVKLGYRDGIDGIYYDLGVSSPQFDQSDRGFSYRFDARLDMRMDQRQALDAYQLVNTLSQKDLATLLYQYGDEKFSRQIAHRIVEKRKIKSIATTFELVAIIKEAIPAYARRSGGHPAKKTFQALRVAVNHELEVLQESLKEAIAVLKPGGRISVITFQSDEDKIVKKIFKKYSEVEVPRGMPAVPDDSKPTLRLINRKPIIASINEVANNRRSHSAKLRIAEKI from the coding sequence ATGGAATTCAAACATACAAGTGTACTTTTACACGAAACGATTGATAATTTAAAGCCTAAAAACGGCGGTATTTATGTTGACGCAACATTTGGCGGTGGGGGACACGCCCAGTATTTACTTAATCAAATAAAATCTGGAACATTAATTGGTTTTGATCAAGATGATTATGCAATAAAATTGGCAAATGAGAATTTTGCTAATATATTGCATTCTCATGGTCCACTTAAACTAAGATTAGTTCACGACAATTTTAGCCATTTACAAGCTGATTTAGTAAAACTAGGTTATCGGGACGGTATTGATGGTATCTATTATGATTTAGGCGTTTCTTCGCCTCAATTTGATCAGTCGGACCGGGGATTTTCATATCGGTTTGATGCGCGTTTGGACATGCGGATGGATCAAAGACAGGCATTAGATGCTTATCAGCTAGTCAATACTTTAAGTCAAAAGGATTTGGCGACGCTTTTATACCAGTATGGTGACGAAAAATTTTCGCGACAAATTGCTCATAGAATAGTTGAAAAACGTAAAATTAAGTCGATTGCTACTACGTTTGAATTAGTGGCAATTATCAAGGAAGCAATTCCAGCGTATGCCCGAAGAAGTGGGGGGCACCCTGCCAAAAAAACTTTCCAGGCATTGCGAGTTGCAGTCAATCATGAATTGGAAGTACTGCAAGAATCGCTCAAGGAAGCAATTGCTGTTCTTAAGCCAGGCGGCAGAATTAGTGTGATTACTTTTCAGTCTGATGAAGACAAAATTGTCAAAAAAATATTTAAAAAATATTCTGAGGTCGAAGTGCCGCGAGGAATGCCCGCAGTACCTGATGATTCAAAACCAACACTGCGGTTAATTAATCGCAAACCAATTATTGCTTCAATTAATGAAGTAGCAAATAACCGGCGCTCACACAGTGCAAAATTACGGATTGCAGAAAAAATATAA
- the mraZ gene encoding division/cell wall cluster transcriptional repressor MraZ, which yields MFMGEYHHNLDNKGRLIMPAKLREQIGSKMIFTRGMEGCIFGYLPNTWQEIEAKLAKLPLTKRNARNFTRLFYSGAMECEFDKQGRVNLTPTLKEHAGLVKECVIVGVSDRIEIWAKERWESFSEEANENYDDIAEDLDDIQL from the coding sequence ATGTTTATGGGTGAATATCATCATAATCTTGATAACAAAGGACGTTTGATTATGCCTGCAAAATTGCGTGAGCAAATTGGCAGCAAGATGATTTTTACTCGGGGCATGGAAGGCTGCATTTTTGGTTATTTGCCAAATACATGGCAAGAAATTGAAGCTAAATTAGCCAAACTTCCATTGACTAAGCGTAATGCACGAAATTTTACCCGTTTATTTTATTCAGGCGCAATGGAGTGTGAATTTGATAAGCAAGGACGTGTCAATCTAACGCCAACTTTGAAGGAACATGCCGGACTTGTAAAAGAATGTGTAATTGTAGGCGTTTCCGACCGGATAGAGATTTGGGCCAAGGAACGCTGGGAAAGCTTTTCTGAGGAAGCTAACGAAAACTACGATGACATTGCAGAAGATTTGGATGATATTCAACTATAA
- the ftsL gene encoding cell division protein FtsL, whose product MADSTVRKIEYEPKRQTSPQKQKRVVVSPQKVKWSLSEKFLVSAGTLVVAGMMTFLVAANISATAAQHELTNIQQSMTSEQNRVADLQQEIGELTSSSRMNKIAQSKGLTLIEKNIRTIH is encoded by the coding sequence ATGGCTGATAGTACGGTAAGAAAAATAGAATATGAGCCTAAACGACAAACATCTCCACAGAAGCAAAAGCGGGTTGTTGTTTCACCACAAAAAGTTAAGTGGTCATTATCGGAAAAATTTTTGGTTAGTGCTGGCACGCTGGTAGTTGCCGGGATGATGACTTTTTTGGTTGCCGCAAATATATCTGCGACAGCTGCACAGCATGAACTGACAAATATTCAACAATCAATGACAAGTGAGCAAAACCGGGTAGCCGACTTGCAGCAGGAGATAGGCGAGTTGACCTCTAGTTCACGCATGAATAAAATCGCACAATCCAAAGGTTTAACTTTGATTGAGAAAAATATTAGGACAATTCACTAA